In Crinalium epipsammum PCC 9333, the following are encoded in one genomic region:
- a CDS encoding DUF6658 family protein: protein MNKVTNWFKNLRLGKVITVFLSAMILFVTTACGGGGVMAKTADVVRPEVPGGAVTSKHQGGMNDFSDVDPRKDTSEAAAKAKGLIDNAESNVIDQTGSVGENTKRILDKKGENARDFNKNIDRSTDKAQDKAQGTLEDFAKGTKKGTENIKENTGNAVEGASKDAPDAVNKGLNAAKKGLDKVSNAGKEVGQNAQALDTAEDGSSAIHNKVKTNGR from the coding sequence ATGAATAAAGTAACTAATTGGTTCAAAAATTTGCGTCTAGGCAAAGTAATTACAGTATTTTTGTCTGCAATGATACTGTTTGTGACTACAGCCTGCGGTGGCGGTGGAGTCATGGCAAAAACTGCTGATGTAGTGAGACCAGAAGTACCTGGGGGGGCTGTCACTTCTAAACATCAAGGTGGGATGAATGACTTTAGTGATGTTGATCCTCGTAAAGACACCTCAGAAGCTGCTGCTAAAGCCAAAGGTTTGATCGATAATGCTGAAAGTAACGTTATTGATCAAACTGGTAGCGTTGGAGAAAACACCAAACGTATTCTTGATAAGAAGGGTGAAAACGCCAGAGATTTTAACAAGAACATTGACCGCAGTACCGACAAAGCACAAGACAAAGCTCAAGGTACATTAGAAGATTTCGCTAAAGGGACAAAGAAAGGAACTGAAAATATCAAAGAAAATACCGGAAATGCTGTAGAGGGAGCTAGTAAGGATGCGCCTGATGCTGTTAACAAGGGTTTGAATGCTGCTAAGAAAGGCTTAGACAAAGTTTCTAATGCAGGTAAAGAAGTCGGTCAGAATGCTCAAGCTCTAGATACAGCAGAAGACGGTTCCAGTGCTATTCACAATAAAGTTAAGACTAATGGTCGTTAA
- a CDS encoding DUF6658 family protein, with product MKKLSNLFKRVRLRQILSVFFVGFALFITTACNNGTATGARPENPPVQMGGANNPHKGDGDGYTNYKMSTDPSVGGKSSAKGDRADLQVISPQLIAANSDQLLYPGTGGNNSQKREITPGAAKVLEAPQIPAQPQPVLKRSEPDADILERVGDTFKDASAFIKDKADEASARPEAKRNPALEK from the coding sequence TTTTTCGTAGGATTTGCACTATTTATTACCACCGCTTGCAATAACGGTACTGCAACAGGCGCTCGTCCTGAAAACCCCCCTGTACAAATGGGAGGAGCTAACAATCCTCATAAGGGTGATGGGGATGGTTATACAAATTACAAGATGTCTACCGACCCTAGCGTAGGCGGTAAAAGCAGTGCCAAAGGCGATCGCGCCGACTTACAAGTAATTTCTCCACAACTGATTGCAGCCAATAGCGACCAGTTACTTTACCCAGGTACTGGCGGTAATAACAGCCAGAAGCGTGAAATTACACCTGGTGCCGCAAAAGTACTAGAAGCCCCACAAATTCCTGCTCAACCCCAACCCGTCCTCAAACGCTCTGAGCCTGATGCAGACATCTTAGAGCGAGTAGGTGATACCTTCAAAGATGCTAGTGCCTTTATCAAAGATAAGGCTGATGAAGCAAGCGCCAGACCTGAAGCGAAAAGAAATCCTGCTTTAGAAAAGTAA